A portion of the Chromobacterium sp. IIBBL 290-4 genome contains these proteins:
- the dnaN gene encoding DNA polymerase III subunit beta, with protein MLLRTDRDTLLSPLAAVCGVVERRHTLPVLSHALLEADGEQLKITVSDLEIQLECRRPLPTALPFRLCVPARKLLDILRALPAGCELQLRLQGGQLLLSADGSRFQLQTLPADDFPLWAPDSETPMPLTLRQGQLKRKLDQVLYAMAASDIRPYLNALLLQLDGDQLCLIASDGVRLAFQRYPLPQAMPERKLLLPRKAALELNKLLLDQDQPLALEFGARQLACRLNDTVLRCKLVDARAPDYLRLLPDSHDCELSLPRQAMLEAVQRVAVLAHAKFRQLELAIRPGQLALRCRNAERELAEEHLPLDWQGEPLEASFNLAYLQDVLQSQKAEQLHFGFARGMRGVLITAPDEPDFRYLAMPLRG; from the coding sequence ATGCTGCTGCGCACCGACCGCGACACCTTGCTCTCGCCGCTGGCCGCCGTCTGCGGCGTGGTGGAGCGCCGCCATACCCTGCCGGTTTTGTCGCACGCCCTCCTGGAAGCGGACGGCGAACAACTGAAGATCACCGTCAGCGACCTGGAAATCCAGCTGGAGTGCCGGCGGCCGCTGCCGACCGCTCTGCCTTTCCGGCTGTGCGTGCCGGCGCGCAAGCTGCTGGACATCCTGCGCGCGCTGCCCGCCGGCTGCGAACTGCAACTACGGCTGCAGGGCGGGCAATTGCTGCTCAGCGCGGACGGCAGCCGTTTTCAGCTGCAAACGCTGCCGGCGGACGACTTCCCGCTCTGGGCGCCCGACAGCGAAACGCCTATGCCGCTGACGCTGCGGCAAGGCCAGCTCAAGCGCAAGCTGGACCAGGTCTTGTACGCGATGGCGGCCAGCGACATCCGCCCCTATCTCAATGCCCTGCTGCTGCAGCTGGATGGCGACCAGCTGTGCCTAATCGCCTCCGACGGCGTGCGGCTGGCGTTTCAACGCTATCCCTTGCCGCAGGCCATGCCGGAAAGAAAACTGCTGCTGCCGCGCAAGGCGGCGCTGGAGCTGAACAAGCTGCTGCTGGATCAGGATCAGCCGCTCGCGCTGGAGTTTGGCGCCCGGCAACTGGCTTGCCGCCTGAACGACACCGTGCTGCGCTGCAAACTGGTGGATGCCCGCGCGCCGGACTATCTGCGTCTGTTGCCCGACAGCCATGACTGCGAGCTGTCGCTCCCGCGGCAAGCGATGCTGGAAGCCGTGCAGCGCGTGGCGGTGCTGGCCCACGCCAAGTTCCGCCAACTGGAGCTGGCGATCCGTCCCGGCCAGTTGGCGCTGCGCTGCCGCAATGCCGAGCGGGAGCTGGCGGAAGAGCATCTGCCGCTGGATTGGCAAGGCGAGCCGCTGGAGGCCAGCTTCAATCTGGCTTATCTGCAAGACGTGCTGCAATCGCAAAAGGCGGAGCAACTGCATTTCGGCTTCGCCCGCGGCATGCGCGGCGTGCTGATCACCGCGCCGGACGAGCCTGATTTCCGCTACCTGGCCATGCCCTTGCGCGGCTGA
- a CDS encoding sensor domain-containing diguanylate cyclase, with protein sequence MFRLFARYRLALLIAALLLIGAAVNAALYYRQSREDLRRNLVDQSLPLSGDTIFSEIDRRILRPLSLAELMARDSFLQDWLQEGETDPKRISRYLRGFDGHDGVSGSFLVSERSRRYYYGGGVLKTVSEQDPDDGWYFRSIRMSTDYQINLDRDMTNGGANTVFINYRLLGGDGKLLGILGVGLRLEQLRQRLAEYEARFQRRIYFVDKTGRILLSSHANRQSASLADLPELKALSPRILAGDTTPQTIDFLRDGHRFLLTSRYLAKLSWHLVVEQDETQALSELDSTMRANLAVNSAVLLLVMLAVLITLQRHEEKLQSLATTDPLTGCLNRLAFYDLLSDWLRHCKRIDAQPQLLVLDIDHFKRVNDEYGHQTGDQVLREIAELVHSQLRGNDMLIRWGGEEFVVLATSHGEDDALAQRLRQIVSRHAVLLDQGRKLTVTISIGICQWLPPETLEAAVARADQAMYAAKQAGRNQVCWAAPAATTEQGSP encoded by the coding sequence GTGTTCCGCCTTTTCGCCCGCTACCGCCTGGCCCTCCTCATCGCCGCGCTGCTGTTGATCGGCGCCGCCGTCAACGCGGCGCTGTACTACCGCCAAAGCCGCGAGGATTTGCGGCGCAATCTGGTCGACCAAAGCCTGCCGCTGTCCGGCGACACCATTTTTTCCGAGATCGACCGCCGCATCCTGCGGCCGCTATCGCTCGCCGAGCTGATGGCGCGCGACAGCTTTCTGCAAGACTGGCTGCAAGAGGGCGAAACCGACCCCAAGCGCATCAGCCGCTATCTGCGCGGCTTCGATGGCCACGACGGCGTCAGCGGCAGTTTCCTGGTCTCCGAGCGCAGCCGCCGCTACTACTATGGCGGCGGCGTGCTGAAGACCGTGTCAGAGCAAGACCCGGACGATGGCTGGTATTTCCGCAGCATCCGCATGTCGACCGATTACCAGATCAATCTGGACCGCGACATGACCAACGGCGGCGCCAATACCGTCTTCATCAATTACCGCCTGCTGGGCGGCGACGGCAAACTGCTGGGCATACTGGGCGTCGGCCTCAGACTGGAACAGTTGCGGCAGCGGCTGGCGGAATATGAAGCCCGTTTTCAGCGCCGCATTTACTTCGTCGACAAGACCGGCCGCATCTTGCTGTCCAGCCATGCGAACCGGCAAAGCGCCAGCCTGGCCGACCTGCCGGAGCTGAAAGCGCTGTCGCCGCGCATCCTGGCCGGCGATACCACGCCGCAAACCATAGACTTTCTGCGCGACGGCCATCGCTTTTTGCTGACCAGCCGCTATCTGGCCAAACTGAGCTGGCATCTGGTGGTGGAGCAGGATGAAACCCAGGCCTTGAGCGAGCTGGACTCGACCATGCGCGCCAACCTCGCCGTCAACAGCGCCGTGCTGCTGCTGGTGATGCTGGCCGTGCTGATCACCTTGCAGCGCCACGAGGAAAAGCTGCAGTCGCTGGCCACCACCGACCCCTTGACCGGCTGCCTCAACCGCCTGGCTTTTTATGACCTCCTGAGCGACTGGCTGCGCCACTGCAAACGCATCGACGCCCAGCCGCAGCTCCTGGTGCTGGACATCGACCATTTCAAGCGCGTCAACGACGAATACGGCCACCAGACCGGCGACCAGGTGCTGCGCGAAATCGCCGAGCTGGTGCATTCGCAATTGCGCGGCAACGATATGCTGATCCGCTGGGGCGGCGAAGAATTCGTGGTGCTGGCCACCAGCCACGGCGAGGACGACGCGCTGGCGCAGCGGCTGCGGCAAATCGTGTCTCGCCATGCGGTCTTGCTGGACCAAGGCCGCAAACTGACGGTAACCATCAGCATAGGCATATGCCAATGGCTGCCGCCGGAAACGCTGGAAGCGGCGGTGGCGCGCGCCGACCAGGCCATGTACGCGGCCAAGCAGGCTGGCCGCAACCAGGTTTGCTGGGCGGCGCCGGCGGCCACGACGGAGCAGGGCTCGCCATGA
- a CDS encoding D-2-hydroxyacid dehydrogenase family protein — MPSFILIPDDYQNAAALLQTDPRHPCKSLGDLSRMPDGKRQLAEARALILIRERTQVDADLLAQMPHLKLISQTGKLARNIDIDACSRAGVAVVEGSGSPHAPAELAWLLIMAARRRLAENLASLRAGHWQGPIGQAVRGQTLGILGFGKIGKLVAGFGRAFGMEILVWGSERARAEALALGYRAAACREAFFAESDALSLHQRLLPATEGNVTQADLLAMKPTALLVNISRAELIAPGALEAALDAGRPGFAALDVFEREPIYQPEHPLLNRPNVLCTPHLGYAEEASYRQYLDIAYRNAVRFFDGDASHVLNPQALNEDFMPQAPPDGRTHSGENHG, encoded by the coding sequence ATGCCTTCTTTTATTCTGATTCCCGACGATTACCAGAACGCCGCCGCGCTGCTCCAGACCGACCCTCGACACCCCTGCAAAAGCCTGGGCGACTTGTCCCGCATGCCGGACGGCAAGCGACAGCTGGCCGAAGCCCGCGCCCTGATCCTGATCCGCGAACGCACCCAGGTGGATGCGGACTTGCTCGCGCAGATGCCCCATCTCAAGCTGATCAGCCAGACTGGCAAGCTGGCCCGCAATATCGATATCGATGCCTGCAGCCGCGCCGGCGTGGCGGTGGTGGAAGGCAGCGGTTCGCCGCATGCGCCGGCGGAATTGGCCTGGCTGCTGATCATGGCGGCGCGGCGGCGGCTGGCGGAAAACCTGGCCAGCCTGCGCGCCGGCCATTGGCAGGGGCCGATAGGCCAGGCGGTGCGCGGCCAGACGCTGGGGATTCTGGGTTTCGGCAAGATAGGCAAGCTGGTAGCCGGCTTCGGCCGCGCCTTCGGCATGGAAATTCTGGTATGGGGCAGCGAACGCGCCCGCGCAGAGGCCTTGGCGCTGGGCTACCGCGCGGCGGCCTGCCGCGAGGCCTTTTTCGCCGAGTCCGATGCGCTCAGCCTGCATCAACGGCTGCTTCCCGCCACAGAAGGCAATGTGACACAGGCGGATCTGCTGGCGATGAAACCGACCGCCCTGCTGGTCAATATCAGCCGCGCCGAGCTGATCGCGCCGGGCGCGCTGGAAGCGGCCCTGGACGCCGGCCGCCCCGGCTTCGCCGCCTTGGACGTATTCGAGCGAGAGCCCATCTATCAGCCTGAGCATCCACTGCTGAACCGTCCCAATGTGCTGTGCACCCCGCACCTGGGCTATGCCGAGGAAGCCAGCTACCGCCAGTATCTGGACATCGCCTACCGCAACGCGGTCCGCTTTTTCGACGGCGATGCCTCCCATGTGCTGAACCCGCAAGCGCTGAATGAAGATTTCATGCCGCAGGCTCCGCCTGACGGCCGCACCCACTCAGGAGAAAACCATGGCTGA
- a CDS encoding cysteine hydrolase family protein: MADTALLIIDVQVGVVEGDIRAARLDSVLDKLNLAIAKARQRGIPVIFIQHEGGDLPHGSDAWQLHPKLDRQAGDEVVSKRFNDSFCDTNLTAALTAHEASKLWIGGALTDFCVDSTLRNAISRGFQVTVIADGHTTISAFTLSAEQVVDHFNAAWSHTSATPKPLLVLPAAEL, from the coding sequence ATGGCTGACACCGCCCTGCTGATCATCGATGTCCAAGTCGGCGTCGTGGAAGGCGACATCCGCGCCGCCCGGCTCGACAGCGTGCTCGACAAGCTCAACCTCGCCATCGCCAAAGCGCGCCAGCGCGGCATTCCGGTTATTTTCATCCAGCATGAGGGGGGCGACCTGCCGCATGGCTCCGATGCCTGGCAGCTGCATCCCAAGCTGGATCGCCAAGCCGGCGACGAGGTAGTTTCCAAACGCTTTAACGACAGCTTCTGCGACACCAATCTGACTGCAGCGCTGACTGCCCATGAGGCGAGCAAGCTATGGATAGGCGGCGCCCTCACTGACTTCTGCGTAGACAGTACCTTGCGCAACGCTATATCGCGCGGCTTTCAAGTCACAGTCATCGCCGACGGCCACACCACAATCAGCGCCTTCACCCTCAGCGCGGAACAGGTGGTCGATCACTTCAATGCCGCCTGGAGCCACACCAGCGCCACGCCCAAACCGCTGCTCGTGTTGCCCGCCGCAGAGCTGTGA